One region of Fundidesulfovibrio magnetotacticus genomic DNA includes:
- a CDS encoding DEAD/DEAH box helicase: MDNTTDTPQTPDEFETLIQPEAQLPEITPEELPESLRAAMARAGWEKLMPVQSKSLPYLLQGQDLMVQSRTGSGKTGAFLMPIYHLLDQNLAQTQALILCPTRELAKQVAMDAEMLFGDTELKVATVYGGVGYGPQTDALRAGAHLVVGTPGRILDHLLRRNLTLDGMRVLVFDEADRMLSIGFYPDMKEIKRYLPKRRVSTFLFSATYPPHVLRLAEEFMDHPNFLSLSAKQVHVADILHQYIEVPGLDKDRTLVRLIEIENPSSAIIFSNTKANVHYIAEVLKGFGYDAEELSADLSQAMREHVLLRLRKRTLRFLVATDVAARGIDIPELSHVFQYEPPEDPESYVHRAGRTGRAGASGTAITLVNIMEELAMKRIGQRFGIDLLKRPVPTDEEVSAVVSERLTALLEAELRAVPALKKVRLQRFLPLAQELAASEDASLLAMLLDERYQSSLHAIPETPEGAPLETRRERPRDRDRDRDRDRRDRERDRDRDRRDRPRSEARPETRAEDRPRAQVQEDPAPAQDRLQDPEPNAAADQGEGEAPRRKSRRRSRGGRKRSGGEGSAPESVGAPGQDSAPSGGAQAAEAELAPFTAESLFPDDPFFQSAPLSEQAPPEVRTDGEGEAPEGQEPQGEVKKKRRRRRRSRKKPAEGQEAQGGQEEAPEDFDDEPGNEPEAQAADAVGEAPAQEAGAEAKPSRSRRGRGRGTRSEPREEAQPQEPRRISKAEAREGAPTKKTVEIEYKPDEYKGIEWD; this comes from the coding sequence AGCTGCCAGAATCCCTGCGCGCCGCCATGGCTCGGGCCGGATGGGAGAAGCTCATGCCCGTCCAGTCCAAGTCGCTGCCCTACCTGCTCCAGGGGCAGGACCTCATGGTGCAGTCGCGCACGGGCAGCGGCAAGACCGGGGCTTTCCTCATGCCCATCTACCACCTGCTGGATCAGAACCTGGCCCAGACCCAGGCCCTGATCCTCTGCCCCACCCGCGAACTGGCCAAGCAGGTGGCCATGGACGCCGAGATGCTCTTCGGCGACACTGAACTCAAGGTGGCAACGGTCTACGGCGGCGTGGGCTACGGACCCCAGACCGACGCCCTGCGCGCAGGCGCGCACCTGGTGGTGGGCACCCCGGGGCGCATCCTGGACCACCTGCTGCGCCGCAACCTGACCCTGGACGGCATGCGCGTGCTCGTCTTCGACGAGGCCGACCGCATGCTCTCCATCGGGTTCTACCCGGACATGAAGGAGATCAAGCGCTACCTGCCCAAGCGACGCGTCTCCACCTTCCTCTTCTCGGCCACCTATCCGCCCCACGTGCTGCGCCTGGCCGAAGAGTTCATGGACCACCCCAACTTCCTCTCGCTCTCGGCCAAGCAGGTCCACGTGGCCGACATCCTGCACCAGTACATCGAGGTGCCCGGCCTGGACAAAGACCGCACCCTCGTGCGCCTGATCGAGATCGAAAACCCCTCCTCGGCCATCATCTTCTCCAACACCAAGGCCAACGTCCACTACATCGCCGAGGTGCTCAAGGGCTTCGGCTACGACGCCGAGGAGCTCTCCGCCGACCTCTCCCAGGCCATGCGCGAGCACGTGCTCCTGCGCCTGCGCAAGCGCACCCTGCGCTTCCTGGTGGCCACCGACGTGGCCGCGCGCGGCATCGACATCCCCGAGCTCTCCCACGTCTTCCAGTACGAGCCCCCCGAGGACCCCGAGTCCTACGTGCACCGCGCGGGCCGCACCGGACGCGCCGGGGCCTCCGGCACGGCCATCACCCTGGTGAACATCATGGAAGAGCTGGCCATGAAGCGCATCGGCCAGCGCTTCGGCATCGACCTCCTCAAGCGCCCCGTGCCCACCGACGAGGAGGTCTCCGCCGTGGTCTCCGAACGCCTCACGGCCCTGCTCGAAGCCGAACTGCGCGCCGTGCCGGCCCTCAAGAAGGTGCGCCTGCAGCGCTTCCTGCCCCTGGCACAGGAACTGGCCGCCTCCGAGGACGCCTCGCTCCTGGCCATGCTCCTGGACGAGCGCTACCAGTCGAGCCTGCACGCCATACCCGAAACCCCGGAAGGAGCGCCCCTTGAAACCCGCAGGGAACGCCCCCGGGACCGCGACCGCGACCGCGACAGGGACCGCCGGGACCGGGAGCGCGACAGGGACCGCGACCGCCGCGACAGGCCCCGCAGCGAGGCCCGCCCCGAAACCCGCGCAGAAGACAGGCCCCGCGCCCAGGTCCAGGAAGACCCCGCCCCCGCGCAGGACCGCCTCCAGGACCCCGAGCCAAACGCCGCCGCTGACCAGGGCGAAGGCGAGGCCCCGCGCCGCAAGTCGCGCCGCCGCTCCCGGGGCGGACGCAAACGCTCCGGCGGCGAGGGCTCCGCCCCCGAAAGCGTCGGCGCGCCGGGCCAGGACAGTGCGCCCTCCGGCGGCGCGCAAGCGGCCGAGGCCGAACTCGCGCCCTTCACCGCCGAATCCCTCTTCCCGGACGATCCCTTCTTCCAGTCCGCGCCCCTGTCCGAGCAAGCCCCGCCCGAGGTCCGGACCGACGGCGAAGGCGAGGCCCCCGAGGGCCAGGAGCCCCAGGGCGAGGTGAAGAAGAAGCGCCGCAGGCGGCGCAGGAGCAGGAAAAAACCCGCCGAGGGCCAGGAGGCCCAGGGCGGCCAGGAAGAGGCGCCCGAGGACTTCGACGACGAACCCGGCAACGAGCCCGAAGCCCAGGCCGCGGACGCCGTCGGCGAGGCCCCCGCCCAGGAGGCTGGCGCGGAGGCGAAGCCTTCCCGCTCCCGGCGCGGACGCGGACGCGGCACACGCTCCGAGCCCCGCGAGGAGGCCCAGCCCCAGGAGCCCCGGCGCATCTCCAAGGCCGAGGCCCGCGAGGGCGCGCCCACGAAGAAAACCGTGGAAATCGAATACAAGCCCGACGAGTACAAGGGCATCGAATGGGATTGA